A genomic region of Papaver somniferum cultivar HN1 chromosome 7, ASM357369v1, whole genome shotgun sequence contains the following coding sequences:
- the LOC113295141 gene encoding uncharacterized protein LOC113295141 gives MVKHFIVNAKDFCKGFIDDFSTRLLKHIERSERARSPLFQYKMKKDETEVALRQHFVSKLKEKKSRNEMNQGARQETASNSSCSSKEEEEEESIQLKGLICIIFSWTLKDVLNEHFYRDKVQRIPETFSSEEHYLESFCCPLLAETHTELFSSINNIHQSPTCKITSVHKHKDFKMPGFLVYDITFDAPKDTGNKNEIYKPHPSDVITFTHVRPVRFGSLERSYIPAFVLHVSRSPTEEKEKDNDKTYLVQILASKPINKKTCMPTYAVFLINVTTNRRIWDALHDGNLNIVKEVLHEYQGGGKCGSCSQEVKRVPGKHLSKDLRSFNLNESQLHAVHSSIRTSACNHRNSIQLIWGPPGTGKTKIVSALLWAMLKMKCRTLTCSPTNIGVVEVSARLMSIVRPTLQRGFYGLGDVVLFGNKDRMKIYDRCDLLDIFLDDRVEKLAKCLSYRTGWGSQLEAMILLLRDSSQ, from the exons ATGGTTAAGCACTTTATAGTGAATGCAAAAGACTTTTGCAAGGGCTTTATTGACGACTTTTCAACTCGTTTATTGAAGCACATAGAAAGATCAGAAAGGGCTAGATCTCCATTATTCCAGTATAAGATGAAGAAGGACGAGACAGAAGTCGCACTGCGCCAGCACTTCGTTAGCAAACTGAAAG AAAAAAAATCGAGGAATGAAATGAATCAAGGTGCTAGGCAAGAAACGGCCTCCAATTCATCTTGCTctagtaaagaagaagaagaagaagagtctaTTCAACTAAAGGGTTTGATATGTATTATCTTCTCTTGGACTCTCAAAGATGTACTAAATGAGCACTTCTATAGAGATAAG gtacaGAGAATACCTGAAACGTTCTCCTCGGAGGAGCATTACTTAGAATCATTTTGTTGTCCTCTTCTTGCAGAAACACATACTGAGCTGTTTTCAAGCATAAATAACATTCATCAATCACCAACATGTAAAATAACATCTGTTCACAAACACAAGGATTTCAAAATGCCGGGCTTTTTAGTTTATGACATTACGTTTGACGCACCAAAAGATACTGGGAACAAGAACGAAATATACAAGCCCCATCCTTCTGATGTAATTACTTTCACTCATGTAAGGCCAGTGCGTTTTGGCTCACTTGAAAGATCATATATTCCTGCTTTTGTCCTGCACGTATCTAGATCTCCTacagaggaaaaagaaaaagataatgacaAAACTTATCTCGTTCAAATTCTTGCATCAAAACCCATAAACAAGAAAACTTGTATGCCTACTTATGCTGTTTTTCTTATAAACGTAACAACAAATCGCCGTATATGGGATGCTTTACACGACGGGAACTTGAACATTGTTAAGGAGGTCTTGCATGAGTACCAG GGTGGGGGTAAGTGCGGCAGTTGTTCTCAAGAAGTTAAACGTGTACCTGGAAAACATTTAAGTAAGGATTTACGTTCATTCAATTTAAACGAGTCACAACTTCATGCAGTGCATAGCTCTATCAGGACAAGTGCATGTAATCATAGAAACTCAATTCAACTTATTTGGGGACCTCCAGGAACTGGGAAAACAAAGATTGTCAGTGCACTTCTTTGGGCAATGTTAAAGATGAAATGCAGGACCCTAACATGTTCCCCAACTAACATTGGGGTTGTGGAAGTATCCGCACGGCTCATGAGCATTGTTAGGCCAACACTACAACGTGGTTTTTATGGGCTAGGAGATGTAGTGTTATTTGGTAATAAGGATCGAATGAAGATTTACGATCGTTGTGACCTTCTTGATATATTTCTAGATGACCGTGTTGAAAAATTGGCAAAGTGCCTTTCCTACAGAACTGGATGGGGGAGTCAGTTAGAAGCTATGATCTTGTTGCTCCGAGATTCATCTCAGTAG